A window from Clupea harengus chromosome 14, Ch_v2.0.2, whole genome shotgun sequence encodes these proteins:
- the LOC122133450 gene encoding dynein axonemal heavy chain 12-like, translating into MPEIHFLPCQRPDDTPPHRPKPGEQLRAASEGELFSYECPLYCTSKRTGNLFSTGLSSNFITAMSLPTSLPPVHWVFRGTAMLCQQDE; encoded by the exons ATGCCCGAGATCCACTTCCTGCCCTGCCAG aGACCTGACGACACACCACCCCATCGGCCCAAGCCAGGGGAGCAGCTGAGGGCGGCCAGTGAGGGGGAGCTCTTCTCCTACGAGTGCCCCCTCTACTGCACCTCCAAGCGCACCGGCAACCTGTTCTCCACAGGCCTCTCCAGCAACTTCATCACAGCCATGTCCCTGCCCACCTCCTTGCCCCCCGTACACTGGGTCTTCAGGGGCACCGCCATGCTGTGCCAGCAGGACGAGTGA
- the slc5a6b gene encoding solute carrier family 5 member 6 has translation MMEALGTKHFSLVDFIVFGMLLAISVAIGLYHALSGGRQRTTQEFLMADRSMSSLPLALSLMATFQSAVAIVGTPAEIFNNGTQYWFIGCAYIPGLLIPARIFIPVFYRLHLNSVYQYLELRFSKTVRICGTVTFIFQMVIYMGVGIYTPALALNAVTGFHLWGAVLATGLVCTVYTTLGGLKAVIWADVFQTLVMFAGQFAVIAVGIHQAGGPAEVWRKARDGGRISGIDLNPDPTQRHTFWTLAVGGVFLMLALYGVNQAQVQRYLSSRTEKEAIMSCYLVFPCLQLSLALSCMIGLVMFACYKEDNPLQKKVISSRDQMVLYFVMDMLQDFPGLPGLFVACLFSASLSTISSAFNSLATVTMEDLIKPNFPMEESKATLISKLLALVYGLLCLAMAYVVHILHSSVLEAALSIFGMVGGPLLGVFCLGLFFSSANSTGAVTGLVVGLAVALWIGIGSFVARNSTIVLETNSTEMLDLGNITMGPVTAVVETIAQKSSILQALYSLSYMWYSALNSTVVVITGLLVSYMTGPMAEGDVTPGTLYPVWGNIRRLFKLRGCYVPPAQHSTSAQQWPIIQDKELNGAVTKTTAEEEEEEEQQSFLPVTGKVLVEHESSV, from the exons ATGATGGAGGCACTGGGGACTAAGCACTTCTCTTTAGTAGATTTTATTGTGTTCGGGATGCTACTGGCGATCTCTGTGGCCATTGGCTTGTACCATGCTCTCTCTGGGGGGCGCCAACGTACCACTCAAGAGTTTCTGATGGCAGACCGAAGCATGAGCAGCCTGCCGCTTGCCTTGTCGCTCATGGCAACCTTCCAATCAGCCGTGGCCATTGTAGGAACGCCTGCTGAGATCTTCAATAATGGCACCCAGTACTGGTTCATTGGCTGTGCCTACATACCGGGCCTGCTCATCCCAGCTCGCATCTTCATCCCTGTCTTCTACCGCCTCCACCTAAACAGTGTCTATCAG tatctTGAGCTTCGCTTCAGTAAGACGGTACGGATCTGTGGCACAGTCACCTTCATCTTTCAGATG GTAATATATATGGGCGTGGGTATCTACACGCCTGCTCTTGCTCTTAATGCTG TCACTGGATTTCACCTTTGGGGAGCCGTGCTGGCGACTGGACTGGTCTGCACTGTCTACACAACACTG GGAGGACTGAAGGCAGTGATCTGGGCAGACGTGTTCCAGACTCTAGTGATGTTTGCAGGGCAGTTCGCTGTCATTGCTGTAGGAATACATCAGGCTGGGGGTCCGGCTGAGGTCTGGAGGAAGGCCAGGGATGGTGGCCGCATCTCAGGaattga TTTGAATCCAGACCCCACCCAAAGACATACGTTCTGGACGCTGGCGGTCGGGGGGGTGTTCCTGATGCTGGCCCTGTATGGTGTGAACCAGGCACAGGTGCAGCGCTACCTCAGTTCACGCACCGAGAAGGAGGCCATTAT GTCCTGCTACCTGGTGTTCCCCTGTCTACAGCTGTCTCTGGCACTAAGTTGTATGATCGGTCTGGTTATGTTTGCCTGCTACAAGGAAGACAATCCCTTACAGAAAAAGGTTATCTCCTCCCGAGACCAG ATGGTGCTTTACTTTGTGATGGATATGCTGCAGGACTTTCCTGGCTTGCCGGGTCTATTTGTGGCATGTTTGTTTAGTGCATCCTTGAG CACCATATCTTCTGCCTTCAACTCCCTAGCAACAGTGACCATGGAGGACCTGATCAAACCCAATTTCCCAATGGAAGAGTCCAAGGCAACTCTGATCTCCAAGCTGCTCG CACTCGTATATGGGTTATTGTGTCTTGCCATGGCATACGTTGTCCACATATTGCACAGCTCTGTTCTGGAG GCTGCACTCAGTATCTTTGGGATGGTGGGAGGTCCGCTGCTGGGTGTGTTCTGTCTGggcctcttcttctcctcagcCAACAGCACA GGTGCCGTCACAGGTCTTGTGGTCGGTCTGGCTGTGGCCCTCTGGATTGGCATCGGGAGTTTTGTGGCCAGAAATTCAACCATCGTGCTGGAGACCAACAGCACAGAAATGCTGGATCTAGGGAATATAACCATGGGGCCAGTGACTGCTGTCGTAGAGACAATCGCACAGAAATCAAG CATTCTCCAAGCACTTTACTCCCTGTCATACATGTGGTACAGTGCTCTAAATTCCACCGTAGTGGTCATCACAGGGCTCCTAGTCAGCTACATGACAG GTCCTATGGCTGAGGGGGATGTGACCCCAGGCACACTGTATCCAGTCTGGGGCAACATCCGCAGGCTTTTCAAGCTGCGAGGCTGCTATGTGCCTCCTGCACAGCACAGT ACGTCAGCCCAACAATGGCCCATAATACAAGACAAAGAGCTCAATGGTGCTGTTACCAAGACGAccgcggaagaggaggaggaggaggagcagcagtcATTTCTCCCTGTCACTGGCAAAGTGTTGGTGGAGCATGAGTCATCTGTGTGA
- the cenpo gene encoding centromere protein O, with translation MEEARDHNVLSCLQRLEMGALGFHSRDPEELLKKDRLHQLNCRVLTLRMQRNKLKVEVQRIKEAKAALDEGISPDSNGEENGAKSSQHTLPLLMARRTQLKDTLRAHHLIGGYEVVEIDSGRRVCYSLSTEYEDTYLDTYHLELDLTRGVRIHRHDIPPSIPLKNLAQENLETDLPAFLHTLREHVSGLASRLYQLRLIKEQVETVSVMETNPLCSVLVLMCKIPGEEETAMLLSLRYGDPIKALPTRVTLESSDKSLPDEPQWKEAKSLFLEVPPHRVLLALRNQGQIL, from the exons ATGGAGGAGGCAAGAGATCACA ACGTGTTAAGTTGCTTGCAGAGGTTAGAGATGGGAGCTCTTGGTTTTCACAGTCGAGATCCAGAGGAATTACTGAAGAAGGACAGACTACATCAGTTGAACTGCAGAGTGTTAACTCTCCGAATGCAAAGAAACAAACTCAAAGTTGAAGTCCAGAGAATCAAG GAGGCAAAGGCCGCTCTGGATGAAGGGATTTCTCCAGATAGTAATGGAGAAGAAAATGGAGCCAAGAGTTCCCAACACACCTTACCGCTACTGATGGCTCGACGCACCCAATTGAAGGACACGCTCAGGGCCCATCACCTCATTG gTGGGTATGAGGTAGTGGAGATAGATTCGGGCAGGCGGGTTTGCTATTCCTTAAGCACTGAATATGAGGACACTTACCTGGACACCTACCACTTGGAGCTGGACCTAACGCGGGGCGTGCGTATCCACCGTCATGACATCCCACCTTCCATCCCACTGAAGAACTTGGCTCAAGAGAACCTCGAGACTGACCTGCCTGCCTTtcttcacacactcagagagcacGTCAGTGGTCTGGCCAGCCGTTTATATCAGCTCAGACTCATCAAG GAACAAGTGGAGACTGTAAGTGTGATGGAGACCAACCCTCTGTGCTcggtgctggtgctgatgtgCAAGAttccaggagaggaggagacggccATGCTTCTGTCATTGCGGTATGGGGACCCGATCAAAGCTCTGCCCACCCGGGTTACCTTGGAGTCTTCTG ACAAATCACTGCCTGATGAACCACAATGGAAGGAGGCCAAGTCTCTGTTTCTGGAGGTTCCACCCCACAGAGTCCTGCTGGCCCTGAGGAACCAGGGGCAGATCTTGTAG
- the tp53i3 gene encoding quinone oxidoreductase PIG3, whose translation MLQQPGSTVQENTMLAVCVDDPGGPEKMYVGKVFRPQPKAGEILIKVHATALNRADLLQRRGLYPAPPGESEILGLEAAGTVAALGLGVQGQWVLGQRVMALLSGGGYAEFVSVPEELVMPVPPHLTITQAAALPEAWLTAFQLLHLIAKVQPGETVLVHAGASGVGTAAIQLLRLTQAIPLVTAGTQEKLKMTEKLGAAAAYNYKDEEFAERVMEFTKGRGADVILDCVGGSCWKKNVQCLAMDGRWVLYGAMGGRHVEGDLLGKLLSKRGHLLCSLLRSRSLQYKAELVKAFSDRALQHFEPLNSSVALKPVIDSVFSMQDIAVAHQHMEANKNMGKIVIRVIESTPEEL comes from the exons ATGTTGCAGCAGCCAGGATCCACTGTTCAAGAAAAT ACCATGCTGGCAGTATGTGTTGATGATCCAGGAGGTCCTGAGAAGATGTATGTGGGTAAGGTTTTCAGGCCTCAGCCCAAAGCAGGAGAGATCCTCATCAAGGTCCATGCCACTGCTCTGAACAGGGCTGACCTATTGCAG AGAAGAGGACTTTACCCAGCCCCACCTGGTGAGAGCGAGATCCTGGGACTGGAAGCGGCGGGGACTGTGGCTGCCCTGGGTTTAGGCGTCCAAGGGCAATGGGTTTTGGGGCAGCGAGTCATGGCCCTGCTCTCTGGGGGTGGCTATGCAGAGTTCGTCTCGGTTCCTGAAGAGTTGGTGATGCCAGTTCCTCCTCATTTGACCATCACCCAAGCTGCAGCTCTCCCTGAGGCCTGGCTCACTGCCTTTCAGCTACTTCACCTCATAG CTAAAGTGCAGCCTGGAGAGACAGTGCTGGTGCACGCTGGAGCCAGTGGGGTTGGCACTGCAGCCATTCAGCTGCTCCGCTTGACTCAGGCCATTCCACTAGTAACCGCAGGAACCCAAGAGAAACTTAAGATGACTGAAAAACTTGGGGCAGCTGCTGCCTATAACTACAAAGATGAGGAATTTGCTGAGAGGGTCATGGAGTTCACTAAAG GCCGAGGTGCAGATGTTATTTTGGACTGTGTGGGTGGTTCATGCTGGAAGAAGAATGTACAGTGTTTGGCTATGGATGGACGGTGGGTCCTCTATGGCGCCATGGGAGGCAGGCATGTGGAGGGAGACCTGTTGGGCAAACTCCTGTCCAAACGTGGACATCTGCTTTGCAGCCTGCTACGGTCACGTAGTCTACAG TATAAAGCAGAGCTGGTGAAAGCCTTTTCAGACAGAGCTCTCCAGCACTTCGAACCGCTGAACTCATCTGTAGCTCTGAAACCAGTCATCGACAGTGTCTTCAGCATGCAGGATATTGCTGTCGCCCACCAGCACATGGAGGCCAACAAGAACATGGGGAAAATAGTCATCAGGGTCATTGAGTCCACGCCAGAGGAGCTATAA
- the dusp23b gene encoding dual specificity protein phosphatase 23b isoform X1: MTQGFRSSSVPIAGMPYSPPPNFSWVEPSKLAGLAMPRMPAHYQYLLDNGINHLVCLCERKPPNHDTCPALTLHHIKIHDFCAPTFDQIHRFLTIVEEANAKGEGVAVHCMHGHGRTGTMLACYLVKMRKISGIDAINEIRRIRSGSIETSEQEKTVVQFYQQIK, translated from the exons ATGACACAAGGCTTCCGATCTTCAAGCGTTCCAAT AGCCGGAATGCCATACTCCCCTCCTCCAAACTTCTCCTGGGTAGAGCCAAGCAAGTTGGCTGGGTTGGCAATGCCCAGGATGCCAGCTCACTACCAGTACCTTCTAGACAACGGCATAAATCATttagtgtgtctatgtgaaagAAAACCCCCAAATCATGACACATGCCCAGCACTGACACTTCATCACATCAAAATACATGACTTTTGTGCCCCAACCTTTGATCAAATCCACCGGTTCTTGACTATCGTTGAAGAGGCTAATGCTAAGGGTGAG ggGGTTGCTGTCCACTGCATGCACGGTCATGGGAGGACCGGCACAATGCTGGCATGCTATCTGGTGAAGATGAGGAAAATCAGTGGGATCGACGCTATTAATGAGATCCGTCGAATCCGTAGTGGCTCCATAGAAACTAGCGAACAGGAGAAAACTGTGGTGCAGTTTTACCAACAAATCAAATGA
- the dusp23b gene encoding dual specificity protein phosphatase 23b isoform X2 yields MPYSPPPNFSWVEPSKLAGLAMPRMPAHYQYLLDNGINHLVCLCERKPPNHDTCPALTLHHIKIHDFCAPTFDQIHRFLTIVEEANAKGEGVAVHCMHGHGRTGTMLACYLVKMRKISGIDAINEIRRIRSGSIETSEQEKTVVQFYQQIK; encoded by the exons ATGCCATACTCCCCTCCTCCAAACTTCTCCTGGGTAGAGCCAAGCAAGTTGGCTGGGTTGGCAATGCCCAGGATGCCAGCTCACTACCAGTACCTTCTAGACAACGGCATAAATCATttagtgtgtctatgtgaaagAAAACCCCCAAATCATGACACATGCCCAGCACTGACACTTCATCACATCAAAATACATGACTTTTGTGCCCCAACCTTTGATCAAATCCACCGGTTCTTGACTATCGTTGAAGAGGCTAATGCTAAGGGTGAG ggGGTTGCTGTCCACTGCATGCACGGTCATGGGAGGACCGGCACAATGCTGGCATGCTATCTGGTGAAGATGAGGAAAATCAGTGGGATCGACGCTATTAATGAGATCCGTCGAATCCGTAGTGGCTCCATAGAAACTAGCGAACAGGAGAAAACTGTGGTGCAGTTTTACCAACAAATCAAATGA
- the LOC105895700 gene encoding afadin-like, with amino-acid sequence MRGNQNATVLMRNRWEYRSNPNLAYPLPDPGEMSVDPVTPANKRTSVSTGNLLEEPSLSNSSLEPVLGCQRDYLTLPAPRSHNRNEPDQTLTTGHPERPSGMNTLRHTRSQENIFEERGPPSVLDRPQMWKSQCDLAKQEAAIQSMAIPVQSNSSTLIRASSRDHWRASQTGVLMKTSQPTRIDVPASLSHGVSFVTFRPPAALPGDQNHSGSHTLARTPAHSALLQNRQGQYPGTAPACSTLPRPHLHSLSAQQQRLSARPRSSSLRPASTPPAPKEASSQALTFTHGLSSTPARQMQQPTGLTTESPTGSGLWLDPWRREERDRLQKQYRHQAVDQLEQEVLQLQGKVQRTLEESERLRRLSLEWQFQKRLQEFQQSDSDEDGDVDIKEHEQRQGERNIVETKPMEHITNQLLSREHTEEAKAKGQSKGQVKGGTAGGVEESESSNYKTINRNHEGGDISQVRAPENLSFKERQKLFALAMST; translated from the exons ATGAGGGGGAACCAGAATGCTACAGTACTGATGAGGAACAGATGGGAGTACCGCTCTAACCCCAACCTGGCTT ATCCTCTCCCTGACCCTGGTGAGATGTCAGTTGACCCAGTCACACCAGCCAACAAGAGGACATCAGTCTCCACAGGCAATCTATTG GAGGAGCCTAGCTTATCCAACTCTAGTCTTGAGCCTGTGTTGGGATGCCAGAGAGACTACCTTACCTTGCCCGCTCCCAGATCCCACAATAGGAACGAGCCTGATCAGACCCTCACCACAGGACATCCAGAGAGACCTTCTGGGATGAACACACTG AGACACACTCGGTCGCAGGAGAACATATTTGAGGAGAGAGGACCCCCCTCTGTTCTGGACAGACCACAGATGTGGAAAAGTCAGTGTGATCTTGCCAAACAGGAAGCAGCCATCCAATCCATGGCCATCCCTGTGCAGTCCAACTCCAGCACACTCATCAGAGCCAGCAGCCGAGACCACTGGAGGGCCTCACAGACAGGCGTTCTCATGAAGACCTCCCAGCCCACGCGCATTGATGTCCCTGCCTCACTGTCACATGGAGTCTCCTTTGTCACCTTCAGACCACCAGCGGCTCTTCCAGGTGACCAAAACCACAGTGGCTCTCATACCCTAGCCAGAACCCCAGCCCATAGCGCTCTGCTTCAGAACCGTCAAGGGCAATACCCAGGTACGGCCCCGGCCTGCTCCACGCTGCCTCGCCCtcatctccactctctctctgcacaacAGCAGAGGCTCTCAGCCAGACCCCGGTCCTCAAGTCTCAGGCCAGCCTCGACCCCACCAGCACCAAAAGAGGCCTCAAGCCAGGCCCTGACTTTCACACACGGTCTCAGCTCCACCCCTGCTAGGCAGATGCAGCAGCCCACAGGCCTGACCACTGAATCACCCACTGGAAGTGGTCTCTGGTTGGACCCGTGGCGCAGAGAGGAACGGGACCGTCTGCAGAAGCAGTACCGTCACCAGGCTGTGGAccagctggagcaggaggtCCTCCAGCTGCAGGGCAAAGTGCAGCGCACCCTGGAGGAGAGCGAGCGCCTTCGCAGGCTCTCGCTAGAGTGGCAGTTTCAGAAGAGGCTGCAGGAGTTCCAGCAGAGCGATAGTGACGAGGACGGAGACGTGGACATCAAGGAACACGAGCAGCGGCAGGGGGAAAGGAACATCGTGGAG ACAAAGCCAATGGAACATATCACCAACCAGCTGCTGAGTAgggaacacacagaggaggccAAGGCCAAGGGCCAGTCTAAAGGACAGGTCAAAG GAGGCACAGCAGGAGGTGTTGAGGAGTCTGAGAGCTCAAATTACAAGACAATTAATAGAAATCATGAGgg GGGAGACATCAGTCAAGTGAGAGCACCTGAGAACCTGTCCTTTAAGGAGCGCCAGAAGCTGTTTGCTCTAGCTATGAGCACCTGA